In Streptomyces sp. NBC_00569, a single genomic region encodes these proteins:
- a CDS encoding EboA domain-containing protein: MTDTPPGIAALRAHTDACLGETARTWLDKAAAEAAAGERGDQQAYASWELRFAEAGRRCGGEHADSARIVLLHAARADTATLTRLYEQGAAAERRAVLAALPHLVAGPEALPLVEDALRTNDTRLVAAAVGPYAAEHLTAHHWRHAVLKCLFTGVPVSAVAELAERARGDAELARMLGDYANERTAAGRPVPDDLHRVLALTPLVVPPPPKAEES, from the coding sequence ATGACCGACACACCTCCCGGCATCGCGGCCCTCCGTGCCCACACCGACGCCTGTCTCGGCGAGACGGCCCGCACATGGCTCGACAAGGCCGCGGCGGAGGCCGCCGCCGGTGAGCGTGGAGATCAACAGGCGTACGCCTCATGGGAGTTGAGGTTCGCCGAAGCCGGGCGCCGTTGCGGTGGCGAGCACGCCGACAGCGCCCGCATCGTCCTCCTGCACGCGGCCCGCGCCGACACCGCCACCCTCACCCGCCTCTACGAACAGGGCGCCGCCGCCGAACGCCGCGCCGTCCTCGCGGCCCTGCCCCACCTCGTCGCGGGACCCGAAGCGCTGCCCCTCGTCGAGGACGCGCTGCGCACGAACGACACCCGGCTCGTCGCCGCCGCCGTCGGCCCCTACGCCGCCGAGCACCTCACCGCGCACCACTGGCGACACGCCGTACTGAAGTGCCTCTTCACCGGCGTCCCGGTGTCCGCCGTCGCCGAGCTCGCCGAACGCGCCCGCGGCGACGCCGAACTCGCCCGCATGCTCGGCGACTACGCGAACGAGCGCACCGCCGCGGGCCGTCCCGTCCCCGACGACCTGCACCGCGTACTGGCCCTGACCCCCCTGGTCGTGCCCCCTCCCCCCAAGGCCGAGGAGTCCTGA
- a CDS encoding sugar phosphate isomerase/epimerase family protein, protein MSIRWGYGTNGLTDLRLEDALAVLADLGYDGVGLTLDHMHLDPLVPDLPTRTRQVARVLDRHGLGVTVETGARYVLDPRRKHGPSLLDPDPDARAARTRLLIRAVQVAADLGAHAVHCFSGITPDGTDDGTAWKRLADALAPVLDAASAAGVPLAIEPEPGHLLATLADFHYLREEFGGPEALGLTLDIGHCQCLEPLPPADCVREAAPWLKHVQIEDMRRGVHEHLPFGDGEIDFPPVLEALEATGYQGLAVVELPRHSHAGPRLAEESLRFLRAAERGTP, encoded by the coding sequence ATGAGCATCCGCTGGGGATACGGCACGAACGGCCTGACCGACCTCCGCCTGGAGGACGCCCTCGCGGTCCTCGCCGACCTGGGCTACGACGGCGTCGGCCTCACCCTCGACCACATGCACCTGGACCCCCTGGTCCCCGACCTGCCCACCCGCACCCGGCAGGTGGCGCGCGTCCTCGACCGGCACGGCCTCGGCGTCACCGTCGAGACGGGCGCCCGCTACGTCCTCGACCCGCGCCGCAAGCACGGACCCTCGCTCCTCGACCCCGACCCGGACGCGAGGGCCGCCCGCACCCGGCTGCTCATCAGGGCCGTGCAGGTCGCCGCCGACCTCGGCGCCCACGCCGTGCACTGCTTCAGCGGCATCACCCCCGACGGCACGGACGACGGCACCGCGTGGAAGCGGCTCGCCGACGCGCTCGCCCCCGTCCTCGACGCGGCCTCCGCCGCCGGCGTCCCGCTCGCCATCGAGCCCGAGCCCGGCCACCTCCTGGCCACACTCGCCGACTTCCACTACCTCCGCGAGGAGTTCGGCGGCCCCGAAGCGCTCGGCCTCACCCTGGACATCGGCCACTGCCAGTGCCTGGAGCCGCTGCCGCCCGCCGACTGCGTGCGCGAGGCCGCTCCCTGGCTGAAGCACGTACAGATCGAGGACATGCGACGGGGCGTCCACGAACACCTCCCGTTCGGCGACGGCGAGATCGACTTCCCGCCGGTGCTCGAAGCCCTCGAAGCCACCGGCTACCAGGGACTGGCGGTCGTGGAACTGCCCCGCCACTCCCACGCGGGACCCCGACTCGCCGAGGAATCCCTGCGGTTCCTGCGCGCCGCCGAAAGGGGCACCCCATGA
- a CDS encoding SCO3242 family prenyltransferase yields the protein MTGRAQHLRAWAELLRLPALFTVPGDALAGASAVGLRPGRGTFLAIGSSLCLYEAGMALNDWADRAEDAVDRPHRPLPSGRIRPAAALAAAGGLTAAGLALAARAGRPAALAAGALAATVWGYDLGLKKTPAGPVAMAAARGLDVLLGAAATSGRLHRRALPAATTLAAHTLAVTAVSRNETQGGDVKAPLGALAATLALTRITGRAPRLPAGRRVAAAPGLPGTTTAALAAAYAATAARPYFHAALNPSPPLTQRAVGGGIRAMIPLQAALAARAGAPGTALITAALAPLAQRIAPKVSVT from the coding sequence GTGACCGGCCGCGCGCAGCACCTGCGGGCCTGGGCCGAACTCCTGCGTCTGCCCGCCCTGTTCACGGTCCCCGGCGACGCGCTCGCGGGCGCGTCCGCGGTGGGCCTGCGCCCCGGCCGAGGCACCTTCCTCGCCATCGGGTCGTCCCTGTGCCTCTACGAGGCGGGGATGGCCCTCAACGACTGGGCGGACCGCGCCGAGGACGCCGTGGACCGCCCGCACCGCCCGCTGCCGTCAGGGCGAATCCGCCCCGCAGCGGCCCTCGCGGCAGCGGGCGGCCTCACCGCCGCGGGCCTGGCCCTCGCGGCCCGGGCGGGCCGCCCCGCGGCCCTGGCCGCGGGCGCGCTCGCGGCGACGGTGTGGGGTTACGACCTGGGCCTGAAGAAGACACCGGCGGGACCCGTGGCGATGGCGGCGGCGAGAGGGCTCGACGTGCTGCTGGGAGCGGCGGCGACCTCCGGCCGTCTGCATCGCAGGGCTCTGCCCGCGGCCACGACGCTGGCCGCCCACACGCTCGCCGTCACCGCGGTGTCCCGCAACGAAACCCAGGGCGGCGACGTCAAAGCCCCCCTGGGCGCGCTCGCCGCGACCCTCGCGCTGACCCGGATCACCGGGCGCGCCCCACGACTCCCGGCAGGCCGGCGGGTAGCAGCCGCCCCCGGCCTGCCGGGTACCACCACCGCCGCCCTGGCCGCCGCCTACGCGGCCACCGCGGCCCGCCCCTACTTCCACGCCGCCCTCAACCCCTCGCCGCCCCTGACCCAGCGGGCGGTGGGCGGCGGCATCCGCGCCATGATCCCCCTCCAGGCCGCCCTCGCGGCCAGGGCCGGCGCCCCCGGGACGGCTCTGATCACCGCCGCCCTCGCGCCGCTCGCGCAGCGCATCGCACCGAAGGTGAGCGTCACATGA
- a CDS encoding inositol-3-phosphate synthase produces MSAEPTSPTARFGIWLIGARGSVATTAVAGCAAVGAGLHPPTGMVTETEPFAGAGLPTLSSLVFGGHDTVDCPLPKRAEHLAAGGVLPHGLPTAVGAELAAADREIRPGGPQPGDSRSDDELIADFAADIRDFADRGGLAGAVVVNVASTEPAPDSSRLPASSLYAAAALRAGCPYVNFTPSTGLHHPSLADLAATSGLPHAGRDGKTGQTLLRSVLAPMFLQRSLSVRAWSGTNLLGGGDGAALADPGAAAAKNAGKERVLADALGAAPEGEVHIDDVPALGDWKTAWDHIAFDGFLGSRMILQTIWQGCDSALAAPLVLDLARLLLRAHEKGVEGPLPELGFYFKDPDGDASPALAEQYATLVAFAGSLR; encoded by the coding sequence ATGTCCGCCGAACCCACTTCCCCCACCGCCCGCTTCGGAATCTGGCTCATCGGGGCCCGTGGCTCCGTCGCCACCACCGCGGTCGCGGGCTGCGCCGCCGTCGGCGCGGGCCTGCACCCCCCGACCGGCATGGTCACCGAGACCGAACCCTTCGCGGGCGCCGGTCTGCCAACGTTGTCGTCGCTCGTCTTCGGCGGGCACGACACGGTCGACTGTCCCCTGCCCAAACGTGCCGAGCACCTCGCCGCCGGAGGCGTCCTGCCGCACGGCCTGCCGACCGCGGTCGGCGCCGAACTCGCCGCCGCCGACCGGGAGATACGCCCTGGAGGCCCTCAGCCGGGGGACTCCCGGTCCGACGACGAACTCATCGCCGACTTCGCCGCCGACATCCGTGACTTCGCCGACCGCGGCGGCCTCGCCGGCGCCGTCGTCGTGAACGTGGCGTCCACGGAACCCGCCCCCGACAGCAGCCGGCTGCCCGCCAGCTCCCTCTACGCGGCGGCCGCCCTCCGCGCGGGCTGCCCGTACGTCAACTTCACGCCCTCCACCGGCCTGCACCACCCCTCGCTCGCGGATCTCGCCGCCACCAGCGGCCTGCCCCACGCGGGGCGCGACGGCAAGACCGGCCAGACCCTCCTGCGGTCCGTGCTCGCGCCGATGTTCCTCCAGCGTTCCCTGTCCGTGCGGGCCTGGTCCGGCACGAACCTCCTCGGCGGCGGCGACGGTGCCGCGCTCGCCGACCCCGGCGCCGCCGCGGCGAAGAACGCGGGCAAGGAACGCGTCCTCGCCGACGCGCTCGGGGCCGCGCCCGAGGGCGAGGTCCACATCGACGACGTGCCCGCGCTCGGCGACTGGAAGACGGCCTGGGACCACATCGCCTTCGACGGGTTCCTCGGCTCCCGCATGATCCTCCAGACGATCTGGCAGGGCTGCGACTCCGCGCTCGCCGCCCCCCTCGTCCTCGACCTGGCCCGCCTTCTCCTGCGCGCCCACGAGAAGGGAGTCGAGGGGCCCCTGCCCGAACTCGGCTTCTACTTCAAGGACCCCGACGGCGACGCGTCCCCCGCGCTCGCCGAGCAGTACGCGACGCTGGTCGCTTTCGCGGGAAGCCTGCGGTGA